A single genomic interval of Nitrospirota bacterium harbors:
- a CDS encoding HD domain-containing protein — MLYPHSSPQTLSTWTSDLLSAVCAECRPSEVLPALSRIIRLHDPDILAHGQRTVRYASLLGKASGLSDADLTDLGYAALLHDIGTLTIPLEIRHTHSPLAADEYALVQSHPRAGAELLEPIPFLSVASVWIAHHHERWDGTGYPYGVRGTYIPFASRILAVADTFDAMTSGRAGHRAMDGDSALRLLRLIAGSQLDPQLVERFVRLGPDIVSYESIGRTHG, encoded by the coding sequence ATGCTTTATCCACACAGCTCGCCCCAAACGTTGTCGACCTGGACATCGGACCTGTTATCCGCCGTCTGCGCTGAATGCCGACCCTCGGAGGTGCTGCCGGCCCTCAGTCGGATCATCCGCCTGCACGACCCGGACATCCTGGCGCACGGCCAGCGGACGGTTCGGTACGCCAGCTTGTTGGGGAAAGCGTCCGGCCTCTCCGACGCGGATCTGACCGACCTGGGATACGCCGCTCTGCTGCACGACATCGGCACGCTCACGATTCCCTTGGAGATCCGGCATACACACAGCCCTCTCGCCGCAGACGAGTACGCCCTCGTCCAGTCTCATCCTCGCGCCGGGGCCGAGCTGCTCGAACCGATCCCCTTCCTAAGCGTGGCCTCGGTCTGGATTGCCCATCACCACGAACGGTGGGACGGCACGGGCTATCCCTACGGAGTCAGAGGCACATACATTCCGTTTGCCTCGCGCATCCTGGCCGTCGCCGACACGTTCGACGCCATGACGTCGGGACGCGCCGGCCACCGGGCGATGGACGGCGACTCCGCCCTCCGCCTGCTCAGACTCATCGCCGGCTCGCAGCTCGATCCCCAGCTCGTGGAAAGATTCGTCCGGCTTGGGCCCGACATCGTTTCCTATGAGTCGATCGGGAGGACGCATGGTTAA
- the bfr gene encoding bacterioferritin, whose product MKAKEGVLDYLNKILTCELTAIHQYFLHAELCEHWGFERLEHAVRSRSISEMRHAESLIKHILYLEGIPDMQRLAPVHVGKTVPEQFKLDLAVEIEDIALLRNAVAHCATVGDFTTRHLLEHMLKDSEEHIDWIETQLETIKQVGAEKYLSEQIHKESEGT is encoded by the coding sequence ATGAAAGCGAAAGAAGGTGTGCTCGACTATCTGAACAAGATTCTTACCTGCGAGCTGACCGCGATTCACCAATATTTTCTCCACGCCGAGCTGTGCGAGCATTGGGGATTCGAGCGGCTGGAACACGCAGTCCGCTCCCGCAGCATCAGCGAGATGCGACATGCCGAATCCCTGATCAAGCATATCCTGTATCTGGAAGGGATTCCGGATATGCAACGGCTGGCTCCCGTACATGTCGGTAAGACCGTGCCGGAACAGTTCAAGCTGGACCTAGCCGTGGAAATCGAGGATATCGCGTTGCTACGGAACGCCGTCGCCCATTGCGCCACCGTGGGAGACTTTACGACCAGGCACCTGCTGGAGCATATGCTCAAAGACTCGGAAGAGCATATTGATTGGATCGAAACCCAGCTGGAGACCATCAAGCAAGTCGGCGCCGAGAAATACCTCAGCGAGCAGATCCACAAAGAGAGCGAAGGGACCTGA
- the bfr gene encoding bacterioferritin, whose product MKAKEGVIDLLNKVLTADLTAINQYFVHAKMCENWGYERLHHHVRSRSIDEMKDADELIGHILYLEGVPNVQRLGTVHVGETVPEQLKLDLKAEQEMLKMLSDGVAHCTKAGDFTTRHMLEDMAKDVDAHIDWIETQMETIKQVGVENYLSEQIKKEGS is encoded by the coding sequence ATGAAAGCCAAAGAGGGGGTCATCGACCTGTTGAACAAGGTGCTCACGGCGGACCTGACCGCCATCAACCAATACTTCGTCCACGCCAAGATGTGCGAGAACTGGGGGTATGAGCGACTGCACCACCACGTGCGATCCCGCAGCATTGACGAGATGAAGGATGCGGATGAGCTCATCGGGCATATCCTCTATCTCGAAGGGGTTCCCAACGTGCAGCGTCTGGGGACGGTGCACGTGGGAGAAACGGTCCCGGAGCAGTTGAAGCTGGACCTGAAGGCGGAGCAGGAGATGCTCAAGATGTTGAGCGACGGGGTGGCTCATTGCACCAAGGCCGGGGATTTCACGACCCGGCACATGCTCGAGGACATGGCCAAGGATGTGGATGCGCACATCGACTGGATCGAAACCCAGATGGAGACGATCAAGCAGGTCGGAGTGGAGAATTATCTCAGCGAGCAGATCAAGAAAGAAGGCAGTTAA
- a CDS encoding FMN-binding protein, translating to MDSRRTVGGSHHRHHEADQRQIEGARMPPGMTIIVRFIVLTTLFATGANPALAERVYDNELKRWLTPEEMSHHEEFLEEEEALKTMFPNSERIRKEVLRLSPDQKRTVEAIIGWKFPEESFEVYIAETGAITDGYAMVQNTIGKHKPMTYMVGVDNKGRVINVELLVFRESRGSEVGTKRFNYQYEGKTVLDPIRINKDIINISGATMSVRSMSAGVKRVVVLVDEFYLKPIGLGSDKVVARRSAKGFLGSLFGD from the coding sequence ATGGATTCCCGTCGAACCGTCGGAGGAAGCCATCACCGACACCATGAAGCGGATCAACGCCAAATTGAAGGAGCGCGGATGCCTCCCGGCATGACCATCATTGTTCGATTCATAGTCCTGACGACCCTCTTCGCGACCGGTGCGAATCCGGCTCTAGCCGAACGGGTCTACGACAACGAGCTCAAGCGCTGGCTGACTCCGGAAGAAATGAGCCACCATGAGGAGTTCCTCGAAGAGGAAGAGGCGCTCAAGACCATGTTCCCGAACTCCGAGCGGATCAGGAAAGAAGTCCTGCGGCTGAGCCCGGACCAGAAACGGACGGTCGAAGCCATCATCGGCTGGAAGTTCCCCGAAGAGTCCTTCGAGGTCTACATAGCCGAAACCGGCGCCATCACAGACGGTTATGCGATGGTCCAGAATACGATCGGCAAGCACAAACCCATGACCTACATGGTCGGCGTCGATAACAAGGGCCGAGTCATCAACGTCGAGCTCTTGGTATTCCGCGAGTCGCGCGGGAGCGAGGTGGGGACCAAACGATTCAACTATCAATACGAAGGCAAAACGGTGCTCGATCCGATCCGGATCAACAAGGACATCATTAACATCAGCGGCGCGACCATGTCCGTTCGGTCCATGAGCGCGGGCGTCAAACGGGTGGTCGTCCTCGTGGACGAGTTCTACCTGAAACCCATCGGGCTCGGGAGCGACAAGGTGGTGGCTCGCCGAAGCGCGAAGGGTTTTTTGGGGTCACTCTTTGGGGACTGA
- the topA gene encoding type I DNA topoisomerase: MAKSLIIVESPAKAKTITKYLGRGYTVMASIGHVKDLPTSKLGVDIEHDFTPQYVTIKGKAKVLAEIKKKALESDKVFLAPDPDREGEAIAWHIAEEIQGKSKGKGPEVFRVLFNEITESAIKRALQSPGQIDLKLVNAQQARRVLDRIVGYQGSQLLWTKVRRGLSMGRVQSVAVKLICDREAEREAFRTEEYWSITATLAGANPPPFEAKLHSVNGQEAVIASAAEAERVVTAVQGKPFAVQAIERKEKRRHPVAPFITSRLQQEASRKLRFTPKKTMVLAQQLYEGLEIGKEGPVGLITYMRTDSPRIGAEAAEEARQVIRERFGSDYLPATPNVYKTQKAAQEAHEAIRPTSAHRDPESIKQFLERDQYMLYKLIWNRFVASQMVPAVLEVTRVDCVPQGIRDQYLFRANGMVVKFPGHQAVYQEGVDAEVAPQGKTADQEREEESDRRLPMLQEGETLRLVGQEGQAVQGVLPKQHFTQPPPRYNEALLIRELEERGIGRPSTYASIISTIQDRKYVDKLEGRLAPTETGRTVNSFLVKGFPDILNTDFTSLMEKELDEVEEGEKPWVKAVRDFYGPFSKDMEKAKDIPGPKDTVEPPTNIPCEKCGRMMEIKWGRNGKFLACPGYKEDPPCRNTQNFEKLPDGTIKIVAKQDMTTDEKCEKCGSPMVIKSGRFGRFMACSAYPACKTTKPIPLGVKCPQDGGDLAQKRSKKGRTFYACSNYPQCEFAIWDRPINKPCPNCQAPFLVEKTSKQAGVTVQCRNEDCGYREAS, encoded by the coding sequence GAAAGCCAAGACCATTACCAAGTACCTGGGTCGCGGCTATACGGTGATGGCGTCGATCGGCCATGTCAAAGATCTGCCCACCAGCAAGCTGGGCGTGGATATCGAGCATGACTTTACGCCGCAGTATGTGACGATCAAGGGCAAGGCCAAGGTCCTGGCCGAGATCAAGAAGAAGGCGCTGGAGTCGGACAAGGTGTTTCTGGCGCCGGACCCGGATCGCGAGGGAGAAGCCATCGCCTGGCATATCGCGGAGGAAATCCAGGGCAAGTCCAAAGGGAAGGGGCCGGAGGTCTTCCGGGTCCTGTTCAACGAAATCACCGAGTCGGCCATCAAGCGCGCCCTGCAATCTCCCGGGCAGATTGATCTGAAGCTGGTGAATGCCCAGCAGGCCCGCCGAGTGCTCGACCGGATCGTCGGCTACCAAGGTAGCCAGTTGCTCTGGACCAAGGTGCGGCGCGGCCTGAGCATGGGGCGCGTTCAATCGGTGGCCGTGAAATTGATCTGCGATCGGGAAGCGGAGCGGGAGGCGTTCCGCACGGAGGAATACTGGTCCATCACGGCCACGCTGGCCGGAGCGAACCCGCCTCCATTCGAGGCCAAGCTGCACAGTGTCAACGGTCAGGAGGCTGTCATTGCCTCCGCCGCCGAAGCCGAGCGAGTCGTCACGGCAGTGCAGGGGAAACCCTTTGCCGTCCAGGCCATTGAGCGGAAGGAAAAGCGGCGCCATCCGGTGGCGCCGTTCATCACGAGCCGGCTTCAGCAGGAGGCCTCGCGCAAGCTCCGGTTCACCCCGAAAAAGACCATGGTGTTGGCCCAACAGCTCTACGAGGGCCTCGAGATCGGGAAAGAAGGTCCGGTCGGGCTCATCACCTATATGCGCACCGACTCGCCACGCATTGGAGCCGAGGCCGCCGAGGAGGCCCGCCAGGTCATCCGCGAACGGTTCGGCAGCGACTATTTGCCCGCGACTCCGAATGTCTATAAGACCCAGAAGGCCGCGCAAGAAGCCCACGAAGCGATCCGCCCCACGTCGGCGCATCGGGACCCCGAGTCCATCAAGCAGTTTTTGGAGCGGGATCAATACATGCTTTACAAGTTGATCTGGAACCGGTTTGTCGCCTCCCAGATGGTGCCGGCCGTTCTGGAGGTGACTCGCGTGGACTGCGTGCCCCAGGGAATCCGGGACCAGTACCTGTTCCGGGCGAACGGCATGGTCGTCAAATTTCCTGGACACCAGGCCGTGTATCAGGAAGGGGTGGATGCGGAGGTTGCGCCGCAGGGTAAGACCGCCGATCAGGAGCGCGAAGAAGAGTCCGATCGGCGCTTGCCGATGCTGCAGGAAGGGGAGACGCTGCGTCTGGTTGGCCAGGAAGGGCAAGCTGTGCAAGGGGTGCTGCCGAAACAACACTTTACGCAGCCGCCGCCGCGTTACAACGAGGCCCTGTTGATCCGTGAACTGGAAGAGCGGGGCATCGGGCGGCCCTCCACTTACGCGAGCATCATTTCGACGATTCAGGACCGCAAGTATGTCGATAAGCTGGAGGGCCGCTTGGCGCCCACCGAAACCGGGCGGACGGTGAACAGCTTCCTGGTGAAGGGGTTTCCCGACATTCTGAATACGGACTTTACCTCCCTGATGGAAAAAGAGCTGGATGAGGTCGAAGAAGGAGAAAAGCCCTGGGTTAAAGCGGTGCGCGACTTTTACGGCCCGTTCAGCAAGGACATGGAGAAGGCCAAGGATATCCCGGGGCCCAAGGATACGGTGGAGCCGCCCACCAACATTCCCTGCGAGAAATGCGGCCGCATGATGGAAATCAAGTGGGGCCGTAACGGCAAGTTTCTGGCCTGTCCCGGCTACAAGGAGGATCCGCCCTGCCGGAATACGCAGAACTTTGAGAAGCTGCCGGACGGCACGATCAAGATCGTGGCCAAGCAGGACATGACGACGGACGAAAAGTGCGAGAAATGCGGATCGCCGATGGTGATCAAATCCGGTCGGTTCGGCCGCTTTATGGCCTGCTCCGCCTATCCGGCCTGCAAGACGACCAAGCCCATTCCCCTCGGCGTCAAATGTCCCCAGGACGGAGGCGACTTGGCCCAGAAACGGAGCAAAAAGGGCCGCACGTTCTACGCCTGTTCCAACTATCCCCAATGCGAGTTCGCGATCTGGGACCGCCCCATCAACAAACCCTGCCCGAACTGCCAGGCTCCGTTCCTTGTCGAGAAAACCAGCAAGCAGGCCGGCGTGACGGTACAGTGCCGGAACGAAGACTGCGGCTACCGCGAGGCCAGCTGA